Proteins encoded together in one Rhizobacter sp. J219 window:
- the mltB gene encoding lytic murein transglycosylase B, translating to MLLSSGSLLFRCTFPAFAALLICSTCLPLAEAKRPRAQVASDSEPDLVTYGQREDVMRFAAELAERRGLDAAWVKAQLAEARYVPSVAKFIMPPPTSTAKNWAAYRARFVEPLRIRAGLAFWRENEKWLQRAEEMYGVPPEVVVGVVGVETLYGRHMGNFRVLDALATLSFDFPTGRKDRSAFFRDELEQLFVLADREKADPRSFKGSYAGAMGMGQFMPSSWNKYAVDFDGDGHVDLHTSAADVIGSIAHYLAEFGWQRGMPTRFDVALPTDPANRATLLEPDIKPTFTAQQFSEKGAGLPAAGREYTGLLALVELYNGDAAPSYVAGTANFYAITRYNWSSYYAMAVIDLGEAIGLIKHKIDR from the coding sequence ATGCTGCTCTCGTCCGGTTCGCTCCTCTTTCGCTGCACGTTTCCCGCCTTCGCCGCCCTGCTGATCTGCAGCACCTGCCTGCCCCTCGCCGAAGCCAAGAGGCCACGTGCGCAGGTCGCCTCGGACAGCGAACCCGACCTCGTCACCTATGGCCAACGCGAAGACGTGATGCGCTTCGCGGCCGAGCTGGCGGAACGGCGCGGCCTCGATGCGGCGTGGGTGAAGGCGCAGCTCGCCGAGGCGCGCTACGTGCCAAGCGTGGCCAAGTTCATCATGCCGCCGCCCACCAGCACGGCGAAGAACTGGGCAGCCTACCGCGCACGCTTCGTGGAGCCGCTGCGCATCCGCGCCGGCCTCGCCTTCTGGCGCGAAAACGAGAAGTGGCTGCAGCGCGCTGAAGAGATGTACGGCGTGCCGCCGGAGGTGGTGGTCGGAGTGGTCGGCGTCGAGACGCTCTACGGCCGGCACATGGGCAACTTCCGCGTGCTGGACGCGCTGGCCACGCTGTCGTTCGACTTTCCCACCGGCCGCAAGGACCGCAGCGCCTTCTTCCGCGACGAGCTGGAGCAGCTCTTCGTGCTCGCCGACCGCGAGAAGGCCGATCCGCGCAGCTTCAAGGGCAGCTACGCGGGAGCGATGGGCATGGGCCAGTTCATGCCCAGCAGCTGGAACAAGTACGCCGTCGACTTCGACGGCGATGGTCACGTCGACCTGCACACGAGCGCCGCCGACGTGATCGGCAGCATCGCGCACTACCTGGCCGAGTTCGGATGGCAGCGGGGTATGCCCACCCGCTTCGACGTCGCACTGCCCACCGATCCGGCAAACCGCGCGACGCTGCTCGAACCCGACATCAAGCCCACCTTCACCGCGCAGCAATTCAGCGAAAAAGGTGCCGGCCTGCCGGCTGCGGGCCGAGAGTACACCGGGCTGCTCGCGCTGGTGGAGCTGTACAACGGCGACGCAGCGCCGAGCTACGTGGCGGGCACCGCCAATTTCTATGCGATCACGCGCTACAACTGGTCGAGCTACTACGCCATGGCCGTCATCGACCTGGGCGAAGCGATCGGGCTGATCAAGCACAAGATCGATCGCTGA
- a CDS encoding transglutaminase-like domain-containing protein, with translation MSWGTDRMVFNRVRFKATAHTRFAHGPLQRGQGMRENVTLPTGYNPRTLAWARELGDHPRMANAEAPALAQAVMQHIRTAGFTYTLAPGVYGENNERGALDEFWLDRKEGFCEHFAAAFVVIMRALDVPARVVTGFQGADPLPIDGFYIVRQSHAHAWAEYWVEGQGWVRADPTAAVAPDRIVRSRNLVPAPGFVAGAIGNVSPALMAQLRQTWELLNNRWNQWVLNYSRGQQLDLLKNIGFDSPSWQDVALLLIGILSGLALLGAGWAWWDRHRQDPWARQAAQVRRVLRALGLPALPHEAPRALAAQVHEHYGDRGAALAVHLMVLEQQRYGHSPLAHPSTQWLRALRGEARTLRRSAQHAPR, from the coding sequence ATGAGCTGGGGCACCGACCGGATGGTGTTCAACCGGGTGCGCTTCAAAGCCACCGCCCATACCCGCTTCGCGCACGGCCCGCTGCAGCGCGGCCAGGGCATGCGCGAGAACGTGACGCTACCCACCGGCTACAACCCGCGCACCCTCGCCTGGGCCCGCGAGCTGGGAGACCACCCGCGCATGGCCAACGCCGAAGCCCCGGCCTTGGCCCAGGCGGTGATGCAACACATCCGCACGGCAGGCTTTACATACACGCTTGCGCCCGGTGTCTATGGCGAGAACAACGAGCGTGGCGCACTCGACGAGTTCTGGCTCGACCGCAAGGAGGGCTTCTGCGAGCACTTCGCCGCCGCCTTCGTGGTGATCATGCGAGCGCTCGACGTACCGGCGCGGGTGGTGACCGGGTTCCAGGGCGCCGATCCCCTGCCGATCGACGGCTTCTACATCGTGCGTCAGAGCCATGCCCATGCCTGGGCGGAATACTGGGTCGAGGGCCAGGGCTGGGTGCGCGCCGACCCCACCGCCGCCGTCGCTCCCGACCGCATCGTGCGCAGCCGCAACCTCGTGCCGGCGCCGGGATTCGTGGCCGGTGCGATCGGCAACGTCAGCCCGGCGCTGATGGCGCAGCTGCGCCAGACCTGGGAGCTGCTCAACAACCGCTGGAACCAGTGGGTGCTCAACTACTCGCGCGGCCAGCAGCTCGACCTGCTGAAAAACATCGGCTTCGATTCACCCAGCTGGCAGGACGTGGCCCTGCTGCTGATCGGCATCCTGAGCGGCCTCGCCCTGCTCGGCGCGGGGTGGGCCTGGTGGGACCGCCACCGCCAGGACCCGTGGGCACGCCAGGCCGCGCAGGTGCGCCGCGTGCTGCGCGCGCTCGGCCTGCCGGCCCTGCCGCACGAAGCACCGCGCGCCCTGGCCGCGCAGGTGCACGAGCACTACGGCGACCGCGGCGCGGCCCTCGCCGTCCATCTGATGGTGCTGGAGCAGCAGCGCTACGGACACTCCCCGCTGGCGCATCCGTCAACCCAATGGCTGCGTGCGCTGCGGGGAGAAGCACGCACGCTGCGGCGGAGCGCTCAGCACGCGCCACGATAA
- a CDS encoding DUF3488 domain-containing protein, with amino-acid sequence MTTSARMTLAARWRHLPRETRDTLFLLAVIAWTVLPHVDHLPVWCTVLTTAVLLWRTRLALTNAPLPGRWVLIAVLALAAGLTLWSFKTIFGKEPGVTLAVVLMALKTLELRARRDAFVVFFLGFFLVLTHFLFSQSLPVAVAMLASVWGLLTALVLAHMPVGQPSLRHASRLALRTALLGAPVMVLLFLLFPRMGPLWGVPQDGMAKTGLSETMRMGSVAEIALDDSVAMRVRFFGTPPPPETLYFRGPVLSTFNGRTWSVGFSSSAPARDEIRPSGPALEYEITAEPTRLFLLPTLEATSAIEPIEGLSPGGETA; translated from the coding sequence ATGACGACCTCCGCACGCATGACCCTCGCCGCGCGCTGGCGCCACCTGCCGCGCGAGACACGCGACACGCTGTTCCTGCTCGCGGTCATCGCGTGGACGGTGCTGCCCCACGTCGACCACCTGCCGGTGTGGTGCACCGTGCTGACCACCGCTGTGCTGTTGTGGCGCACCCGCCTCGCCCTCACCAACGCCCCACTGCCCGGCCGCTGGGTCTTGATCGCCGTGCTGGCACTGGCGGCCGGCCTCACGCTCTGGTCGTTCAAGACCATCTTCGGCAAGGAACCCGGCGTCACCCTCGCGGTGGTGCTGATGGCCTTGAAGACGCTGGAGCTGCGGGCGCGGCGCGACGCCTTCGTCGTCTTCTTCCTCGGCTTCTTCCTGGTGCTGACGCACTTTCTCTTTTCGCAATCGCTGCCGGTCGCGGTGGCGATGCTCGCGTCGGTGTGGGGGCTGCTCACGGCGCTGGTGCTGGCCCACATGCCGGTGGGCCAGCCAAGCCTGCGACACGCCAGCCGGCTCGCGCTGCGCACCGCGCTGCTCGGGGCACCGGTGATGGTGCTGCTCTTTCTGCTCTTCCCACGCATGGGACCCTTGTGGGGCGTGCCGCAGGACGGGATGGCCAAGACGGGCCTTTCCGAAACCATGCGCATGGGCAGCGTGGCCGAGATCGCACTCGACGACTCGGTGGCCATGCGCGTGCGATTCTTCGGCACGCCGCCGCCACCGGAAACGCTCTACTTCCGCGGCCCGGTGCTGAGCACCTTCAACGGCCGCACCTGGAGCGTCGGCTTCTCGTCGAGCGCGCCGGCGCGCGACGAGATTCGCCCGAGCGGCCCCGCGCTCGAATACGAGATCACGGCAGAACCCACGCGGCTTTTCCTGCTGCCGACGCTGGAAGCCACCAGTGCGATCGAACCCATCGAGGGCCTCTCCCCCGGCGGCGAGACAGCATGA
- a CDS encoding DUF58 domain-containing protein, with protein sequence MSSSSTAPRLTSVLNPAAAVRQRFRAWWQARLPRTDTLLLTQRNIYILPTRAGLMFGVTLVVLLLASINYQLSLGYVLTFLLAGSGIVSMHVTHNTLRGLTLHLRPPAAVFAGTPALLDVTLTSAGHARFGIGLGLESSPGKAVAWTDVPEGGQSTAQVSFVPPQRGRHTVPTIQVETRFPLGLFRAWAIWRPAAQVLVYPRLEQPAAPLPPAHAVPGGPAARRSTDGGEVEGVRSYRRGDPLKMVLWKKAARTLETTGELVSRDTSASVQHQLWLDWAHCTGLAPEARLSRLATWVVAANRAGADHGLRLPGVEIAPAQGEAQRKQCLEALALWT encoded by the coding sequence ATGAGCAGCAGTTCGACGGCGCCCCGGCTCACCAGCGTGCTGAACCCGGCCGCCGCGGTGCGCCAGCGCTTTCGCGCCTGGTGGCAGGCCCGCCTGCCGCGCACCGACACGCTGCTGCTGACCCAGCGCAACATCTACATCCTGCCGACGCGGGCGGGGCTGATGTTCGGGGTGACGCTCGTGGTGCTCCTGCTGGCCTCCATCAACTACCAGCTGAGCCTGGGCTACGTGCTGACCTTCCTGCTGGCAGGCAGCGGCATCGTCTCGATGCACGTCACGCACAACACGCTGCGCGGGCTGACACTGCACCTGCGTCCGCCTGCTGCCGTGTTTGCTGGCACACCGGCATTGCTGGACGTGACACTCACGAGCGCCGGCCATGCGCGCTTCGGCATCGGCCTCGGGCTGGAGTCGTCGCCCGGCAAGGCGGTCGCCTGGACCGACGTGCCCGAAGGCGGACAGTCGACCGCGCAGGTGAGCTTCGTGCCCCCGCAGCGCGGGCGGCACACGGTGCCGACGATCCAGGTCGAGACGCGCTTTCCGCTGGGGCTTTTCCGCGCGTGGGCGATCTGGCGGCCGGCGGCGCAGGTGCTCGTGTACCCGCGGCTCGAACAACCCGCGGCGCCCCTGCCGCCGGCACACGCCGTGCCCGGCGGCCCGGCGGCACGGCGCAGCACCGATGGCGGCGAGGTCGAAGGCGTGCGCAGCTACCGGCGCGGCGATCCGCTCAAGATGGTGCTGTGGAAGAAGGCGGCGCGCACGCTCGAAACGACCGGCGAACTCGTGAGCCGCGACACCAGCGCCTCGGTCCAGCACCAGCTCTGGCTCGACTGGGCGCACTGCACCGGCCTTGCGCCCGAAGCCCGGCTGTCGCGCCTGGCCACCTGGGTCGTCGCCGCCAACCGCGCCGGCGCCGACCACGGCTTGCGTCTGCCCGGCGTCGAGATCGCCCCGGCGCAAGGCGAGGCGCAGCGCAAGCAATGCCTGGAGGCCCTGGCACTGTGGACATGA